In Campylobacter showae, the genomic stretch TTGCTATTTGGATTTGTTGATCTACGATATTTTCGTAAGCATCTGCTACTTTAGACTGAAATTTACCCTCTGGATTTTGTAGATCTATTGATGGAATCTTATTAATCTTGTAATTTTCCTTACCACTTAACTCGGTTACGGCTACCTCGCTACCATTTGAATCTACTTTTGCAATCTCTATTTTTAGCTCGCCGTCTATCTCTTTAAGCCTAAAAATTCTTGCACGATATCTATCTTCATTTACCATTTCTTTTATGGTAGCATAGTCTTTATTGTCGGGATTAGCCTTTTGCAAAGCATCAAGTTTAGCTTGTATCCACTCTTTTGACATCTGTGTTCCGTTGCTTGTTTCGCCAAGCTGCGAAGTGTTATATTTGCTTTCGCAAATTAAAACCTGTTTAATATTGCCATCTTTGTCACGTTTAACATATAGTCCGTCTATACCGTTACAACCCACTTCACCTTCAAGCTTTTCCCATCCGGTATTTTGAAAATACCAGTCCATTAACTTTTCCGAGATATTTCCTTTTATTTTATTTATATTGGCATCATTGGCATCTGGCACTTGCTCTTTTATTTTTTCTTTTAACGTATCTTTAGCAACTTCTTGTTGGTTAGTTTCGGCAACATTTGAAATGCCAAAATTTTTTAGTTTTTCTTGCAAATCATTAGGAGATATTTTTTTATTAATATCTTCAAAATTGAGTTGTTTTAACTCGTTTAGTTTTAATGCGATTTCTTGTAAAGCCAAATTCATTATATAGTTTCCTTTATAATTTTAATACTTTTTAGCGCAAATTTTAATTGGTTATTTACAACTCCAAAAACTTTTAATGAAAAAATTTCTAAATTCTTATCAAGAGCGTCGTCTGTCGCTATATCGGTCCAAAATTTATACAAGCTACTACTTGTGGTTATATTGTCAAGTACTAGCAAAGTGTAGTCAATCTCATTGGTCGGGTATTTTTTCATATCCTCAAATATACTTTTTATATTTTTATGCATGAATGCTTTTTTAAAAATATCAATACTTTCTATGATTTTATCGCTTTTATTAGAAGTATGTAAAATAGTATAGACAAAGTATTCATAAGCTTGCATATAAGCATCAATATTTCTGTAGTATTGGTAATTTGAGATATAATTTAGATTTAAAAAAACATACAAAATAGAGTAGATATACTCATTTTCTGTTCTGTATGCCGGAAATTCCGATTTTAAAATTTCATAAGTTTTTATAGCATTGTTCTCGTCAAATATAATAGAATTTATAAATTTCATAAGTTTTGGCTTTAAAGTATTTAAATTTAAATCTTTAAAATTTGGCTTATCTTCAAGATAATAGTGTTTTTCCAACAAAAACTCATATTTAAATTTCTTATTGTCATCCTCAAAATTTTTATAAAAATTGTTTATATGCTCTAAAGTTGTCGGCTTTTCTTTGAATTCGTCTATTTTTACTAAAAAAGCCTGATGAACATCCCTATTATGGACTATAGCTTCTCCTTTTTTAAGCTCAGCAATATCTAGTATCTGATCTTCATTTAAGTTGACAGATTTTCCAACTATATTTCTATCTTCTGAATCCATAGTTCTATGTATTATTTTAACATTTGTATTTTTTATTACGTCTGCATGTAACTTGGATGCTATTTGATCCGCTACTATTATGCCCTCGCCATAAGACCTAATTTCAGCTAAAATATTAGTAAAAGTTTCTACTACCTTGCCTCTTGGATTTGCATTTTCTTGATTTGTGTTTGTCGACATATTCGGCAGAAGTCTATGTGCTTCTTCTATGACGGTTATATGTCTTAATGTGTCACTACTACCGTTTTCTTCTCGATATTGGTACAGCTTGCTAAGCAAAAGTCCCATTAGGAAAGCTTTTTCGTCATCATTAACGATATTTGAAAGCTCTATTATCGTAGGCTTGGTAAATAGTATGCTAGAACCAAAACAATGTCTAGAATTAAAAATTTTACCTTTAACGCCAAGCGTTAAGTTGCTTATCCTGGTCTTAAGAGCAGCCTTTATGTTACTACCCATATCCTGATAATACCCGGCCGACTCCGCAACCTCTACAACCTTTTGCTTTAAATCATCCATAGTGGGAAAGAGCAAGCTTCTCCTGTTGGCATCTGCCCCCAGCATATCGGTAATGTACGGATTGCTTTCATTTTGCAAATTCCATCCTCTATCTTCGTATATTTTGTAAATGGCTTCCTCTAATATATAAGGCATCGGACCATACATGCCAAAAGCCGAGATAAATGTTGTCTTTAGCATATCTATGTGTTTAGTTAGAGTTGTAGATAAATTTTCTTTTGAATATTCGAAAATAAACGGATTAAACCTAAAAATATCATTTTTAGCACCGGGTCTAAAAATTTGCAAGCCTTTTATATCGTTTAAAAGATTTTTATATTCCGATTTTGCCGGCTCTATTACTAAAAACGGTATTTTTTGCTCATTTATATTTTTTAATATACCTTTAGTAGTATTAGACTTTCCGCTACCTGTGGCTCCAGAAACAAAAACATGCGAGTTAATAGCATCAAAACTTAGTTTAAATCTTTGTGAAGTCAATTTTTTCTTATTAGCTATATTTCCTATTTTAATACAGTTATATTTATCAAGTTCGCTATCTTGCGTAAGACCAAAGTCTGATATCCTACTGACGCTTACACCATCTATGTCGTTTTTTGGCAGTGCGGATAAAATGGCTAGCTCTTGAGTATTGACTATGCTGTTAAACCCTGCAAAGCTTTGATGAATAGGGTGCGGCATAATGGTTTTATCAAAATATAGGCTATTAAAATTTAAAGGATTAAAATCTATGTCATTTAAATTTCTTGTAAACCTTATAGCCTCAAAGTGTGTATCATCTCCGCTATATACGCTTTTTAACGTATGTTCTAGCTCACTTAAAACGATTTCATCATTGGCTTGGATATATAAAGATACTTTCCACATGCCGTAGCTTAGACCTTTTTGAAACCTCTCTATAAATTTATCTATCATTTCTTCGACATAAATGGCGCTTTTGTTTATCTCATCATAGCTTATAAATACGCCCTTTGTGATGGCATCGCTAGAGTTATTCGATACGCTTTTATTCGTGGCATTATTTATTGATCCGCCCAATGAAATGCCAGTAGTATCATTTTCATTTACTATTTTGCTTGCAAATACAGCATCTACCACACCTTTTATTCCACCACCAAGCAAGCCACCGATAGCCATACCTGTAGCTCCTGCCATAGCTCCTCCAAAAGTCATAACTCCAGCCAAAACTGTAGTTGCGACGCTAACCGCCTTGCCTATTTTGCTTTTATCACTATATCCTTCGGTATGGCTTTCATTTTCAGTCAAGTTTATGCCTTGAGCATGACTACTTCCTTTGGTAAATGTAAACCCTTTAGCATGAGCCAAGCTCTGATTTACGCTTTTGCTTATTTTTGTTATTTTGTGTACATCGTCTCGCAAATTTTGATAGCTTGATATTATGTCTCTTATCACCTCATTACTGTAACTATCGGCAACAAGTATAATCCTAAATTTTTTACCCTGCATAGGGAAAATGATTTTTTCTAAATTTTGTTTATAGTTTTTTTTAGAATCTCTTTTTAAGGATGGAATTCCAAGCATCGCTTTCGTATTTTTAATATCGTCAAGTAAAAAATTTTCACAAATCTGCGTTTGAGAACCAGAGTATATACCATTAAACGTATCGTTTAAAAAATCGACTGAATCCTTGGCCGTCCCTATATATAGGCTTACTCCATTTTTGTCCCCATCTATAATATAGGCAAATTTGGATGTTTTTGACGATACTGCACTTAAAATTTGTTCAAAGTCTATTAAATTAATGTCAGTCTCGTCTTTTTTTCTATCATACGTAATATTTGAGATTTTTACAAAGCCAAGCTGCTGTGGATTTTCTGTCTCAAATTTATCTAGACTATAGTTTCATACCCTTGTCTCTCCAAAAAAGCACTTATGCTTTTATCAAGTCTAACTTGAACAGTAGATATATTTTCAGTATCTATTATCTTTTTATCTTCGATTATTGCTTGTTCTTTATTTTCTCGATGTTCCACTTCTGCCCCTTTTTTTAAACTTTTTATTTTAGTATATTTTAAACAAAAACTAATTTAAATTTAACCTTCCAATTTTTTGTGAGCTAGTTTCGCGGCCTCTTTTATAGCGACAAATAAAAATTTAATGTTAGAAATTTAATGCTTTATACGTGTTTTAATAAAGCAATAAACCTAAACCATCTATATTTTAACTCAATTAACCCAGCTTTATTTTGAGTCTTTGAAAGGCTCTTTTTGTTTGCTCATTTACCTCTTTGCCATCACTTGTTAAAGAAGCGCAAGAGATGGCGTTTACTACTAGATTATTTAAATTTATAAGCTCCGATAAAAACTGCATTTGAGTATCGTTTAACGAGCTAAAATCGTCGTTTAACGTCGCTATCTCGTTAATAACGGTAAAATTTACAAGCTCGTTCGCCTGCGATAAAAGACAAGCAAATTCCCTCAGAAGCTGCAAATTTTCATCGGTTGTATTAAAATTTGAGTAATCATCTTTTATCGGTGTCATTCTAAGCAGAGATATATTAGGCTTTATATTTCTTGTCTCGGTAAGCGCTTTTTGAAACTCAAAAAATATCTCAAAACTTTTGCTTTTCATGGATTCAAACGTATAAAATACCTCTCTAATCTCACACGAAAAATCAGCCCCGATATCTTGTTCAAAGCCTCTTTTTACGCTTTTTTTGACAAAACTTACCGTATCGTCTAATATATCAAAAAATCTTTGCCTATTCGTATAGCTTTGCAAGTATTTTTTAGCGCCGTAAACTCCTGCCCCTAGAGCAGCTACAAATATAATTTTATTCATAAATTTTCTCCTTAAAAAATTTTTTATCGTAATATCTTTTATATACTCCCGCCGCGTCTTTAAAAACAGTTGCTATTTCTTTCATTCGCGTGGCAGACCTTAGCTCTCTTAACGCCTTAACTAAAACATTGTTTAGTTCAACTAGCTTGATGATTATCTCCTGTTGTTCTGTATCAAATTTACAGTAATCTCTTACCTTTTGTTCTGTAGTATCAAGCTTGGAAATGTTGTTTTCTATCATGCGCTCCAATGCATAATCTATCATTAAATTTAGATCGCACAAAATCTGCAGATCCTCTTTGGAGTCTATAAATATATAGAAAAATTTGCTAAAATTTTTGGCATCGGAGTCTTTAAATCTCAAGATCTTTTCGCCGCTGATAGACGAGTAAGCGGATTTTAGATCCGGCAAATTTTCTACGTTTGATAGTTTTTCTTGTAAACTTCCCAATGACACAAAAAGACGATGAATCATTTCGTTAAATTTATGACTTTTTTCCACTACTCTAGCTTCTAAAAAATCATCACCCTCAAGGCACACCAAGTTGGCTATGTCTGTTTCATTTGTATCAAGGTTGTCCATTTTGATATTGTTTTGCGTTTTGCTGCTTGGCGATGTGCGCATTTCAAATTTGTCAAGATATTTTTTGAGTCCGTATCCAGTAGCCGCCAACGCCACTCCTCCTATGATGTACTTTAGCATTTTTGCTCCTTTGATTTAAATTATGATGAAAATTTAGCATAGAGGAGTGACAGGTTGTGTCGTATAGGCGCTATTGAGGCAATTAACCCATTCCCATATCTCCACCAACTCCGATATCTTTAATCTCTCTCCTTTTTATCTTATTTACGTCTATCTTCGTATCTTCGGGTATACGGCTTAATACATACTTTCTAGCGACTTCTTCAAATTCTCTAGCTGCGTCAGGTATTTCTCTTGTAAAAACGTCCGGTTTTCGGATTCCTTCTGCAAGTTTGTTAACAAAATTTGTACATTCTCTAATTCTTGAGATAAAGAGTTTGTATTGTTTGTTAATTGCATTTGCAATTTGACTAATTCGTTGTTTAACAAGTCGTATTCCGTCGATAGCTGCTTTAATAATGCCATCCGATCTTGCTCTTGCTTCTCTTTTTCTTCTAATTGCACTAACAATGTTTGCTCTAGTAAAGTCATTGTCAAATATCCTTTCGTTAAAAATATTATGTTTATGATTTATTGCTCGCCATCTATATTCTGCTTTATATACATCTTCATAGTCTGATTTTCTTGGATTAAATCGTTCTTTTGTAGATATAGCCTCCATGCGTATATCGATACCAAAATCGCTGCTATCGTCAAGATCACCGATAGTATTTTGAATGTATCTGCTTCGCTTCGGCACTCTACTAACCTGTGTTTCAAGCCATTGAGTGCGTTTTTGTATTTGTTTGTCAAGCTCTCTTTTGAGTCTTGCAAGCTCTTGATCTCGTTTTGATAAGCTTTGTTTGAATTTGATAATTCTAAATTCTCTTGATTCTTTTGATTTAAGATAGTCTGCAGATATAAAACTTCGTCCTGAAGCGTCGATATTTGTTTGCTCATCTGCTCTATTTCCAAATTCCGTTGCTCTTGTTTCAGTTTTACCTCGGAGTTGCTCCAAGCTCTCAAAGCCTCTAAATTCCTCACTAAATATATCCCCCTTGAATCTTTTTGCTTTTTTGCTATTTGGTAATTTGACCGATATATAGTCTTTGCCGATTCTAGTTATATCTATGCCGCTACTTTTAAAAGCGTTCAAGATGTCGTCTCTGCAAGTAAATTCTTGATTTATAAATTTATCGGTCAGTATTTTTTCTAGCTCTATGTAGTCTTTAATTAGCTTTAATTCTTTTTTAGATCCTTGAAGCATATGAGCTTTGGCGGGGTCTTTTGGATCGGTAAACCCGAATTTTAAATTTACGTAGTTTTGCCAGGTATCGATTAGCGGCCTATCTACCTTATGGTAGTAAGGATTAAAAGCCATGTTGTTTTCTAAATCAATTTTAGGAACAGCAAAATTTAATTCTAATCTTCCTTTGTCTACATGCTGCACCCAAAGGACATTGAATCTCTCTTTGTATCCTCCAAGCAATAGCGTTTCAAATTCGTCTATGATCTTTCGTTTGGTATCTAAATCAATGTCAGATTCCTCAAAACTCAAGCAACCTATACAGAGTTTTTGTTTTTTAGTCATATTGGATACTATCCGCCTAGTAACCGCTTCGCTACCTTTTAAAACAAACGCCGTTTTATCTTTTACCCTATGATTTAAAAGATAGTTGATGCCAGCGACACTACCACCGTTTTTAGTTTTAAAGAATTTTACTAACATGTTTAACTTCTCGGATTAGCTTTTGCGATATTAGGTCGTCTAATTTTTTATTAACGTCGAGCATCTGTTTTAAAACGATGCCGTCTATGGTTTTATGCGTATTTACATGCTTCGCGATTTGATTTAGGTTGTTGCCTATTTTTGCTACCTGAATCACCATTGTTTTATCGAATTTATGGACAAGAGGCTTGGCGTTTGATATAACATGTCTAATATAGGCAGATGCCTTAATGCCAGCCAAAGATGCATTAAGCTCAAGTTTTTCTTTTTCGCTGTCACTAAGGCGAACAGATACTTTATGGGGAAACTTTCTATGATTCACAATAGCGCCTCCTTGCTTTCAACGGTATGTTTTTCAAACCACTGATCCAGCTTGTATCTATCATATCTTATTATTCTATTTATCTTCACATGCGGGATTATCCCCCTCATACGATATTGCGCCTGGGTATTTACGGCTATCCCATATTCTTCCGCAACATCTTTTGGGCTCAACCAACGTTTTATAATATTATCATTCATAAAATACTCCTTATATTTTTGGGATGATAATATAAAAAATATCGGTAGAAAAGTTACAAAAACGATTAATAAAAATAGAAAATTTGTAATTTTTTAAAAAGCTATTATAGGATTAAATTTTTCATAACTATCCAATGTATGCTTTATACCCTCATCTATACTTACGAGAAAAGTATTTCTAGAAATTTTTGTGTCCAGCTTCATGTTTCGAAAGCTATTTATTTGTGATAAATTTTTATTTACGAGTTTCTTGTATTTATTATATGTCCTACTCAAATACATTTTGTCTATTTCTGTACAAATTCCGTATTCCTGCAAATTTAATATAGAATCTACAAATTTTTTATAGTCTTTGTTGGTATCATATAAAATATCATTGGTTTTTGTTAAAATATAAAAGAATAGATTTTTAGATAGTTCTTCCAAATCATCTTCATAATAATTTTTCATTGCAATAGTATTGCGTATCGTGTCGGCAAAGAATCCCTTTTTGCCCATAAGCTCCTTTTCTCTTTTTAGTTTCTTGCTATATTCTATTATGTCGCCATCAAAATCCTTAAAATACTCCGTCATCACGACCAATGCTTTATTTTCAACATAGTTACTATCGTCTATAAAGTAGTAATTCTCAAAGAAATTAATAAGCGTAGGCCTAGAACATTCTATTACCTCTCTTGTATAAAAAGCAGCATTTAAGAATTTCATTCCGTCAAAACTTGCTTCACAAATTTCCATGGTCATATTAATTCTTATAAGGTCAATAGCCCTATGCCGATTACTGGTAAAAACAGCTCCATCTATTATAATCTTTTTATCCATCTATACCCTCCAAAATCTCAAGAGCCTTACAGCTATTTATATAGGTATCGTAAGTTACGTAATTTTTATATGTAACACCATCTCTTTTGTGAGTTAAATGATCTTTAATAATATCACTATTTGCGCCAAGCTCTTCGAGTGCCGAACCGCTTATATGCCTAGTACCATGCAGTTTAAAATCATCAAAACCTACAAATTTATCGAGTTTCATCTTTTGTCTATCCGTATTTTTAATAGACTCGCCCGTTTTTGGGCTTGCAAATACTAAGCCGTATCTATCGGCCGGTATTTGCATTATGGCTTCTTTTACGAACAAAGGAAGCGGCTTTTTGTAGTCGTTTCCGTTTTTTGTATCTATTAGGTAATATACGTTGTTTTCCAAATCGACATTTTCCCATTTTAGGCTGGCTACTTCTCCTTTTCGTCTACCATACAAACAAAACAAGAAAAATCCTCTCCAAAACGGATCGTCCTTATAGAGCTCCAAAATAGCCGTTTTTAGCTTATAAAATTTACCGACCGCATCTTTTACTATCGTTTTTCTAGTCGTTTTAGCTATTTTAGTTAGCAGAGTGCAAGGATTTACCGCTATCAGCCGATTGCGAAGCGCTATGTCAAACATCTCGCCTAAAATTCGCCTTGTATTATCATATGCTGTGCGCTTTGATAATACCTGCACTTTTCCTATTGTTTTATTAAATTTTCCATCGTGCATTAGATTATGGATAACATTGTCTATTTGGGCAGCTATGACGTCTACTACGATCTCTTTGCCGATACCGTCTTGCAAATATGTCTCATAAAAAGCGATGTCGCTAGCGACGGACTTTTTGTTGATATCTTTTTTGCCTTTCCACATCTCAAACAAATCATTAACCTTAGTGGTATCTTTAAACTTCAGCCCCTTTACCTGCTTAGTTACGCCATCTAGCCACTTGACGAGTTCTTTTTTTGGCTTCATTTTTATATTCTCTCTTGCTCCATCCGCTACGAATTTCAAGCGTAAGCACTTTTGTGAAGTATTTGCTGCCGATAACCTTTCTTAGCAAAAAAACATTTGGTTTTTCTTTATGCATAAATAAGCAAGTTTCGACCTTTTTATAATTGAGTTTATTAATCGCCATTTTAACGCCTAATACAACAATCCAAACAGCCAAAGCGGTATCTTATTGCCGCTTCCGACCTCTATTTCATCAGCAGCTATATATGAGTTTGAGATATCCTTTATCTGCTCAAAGCCCTTATTTTTACCGCCCACTTCAAATATAAATTTATCATCTACTATAAAGTCACCTTGTTTTGGGATATTTAGCCTATGTTTTACCTTTAGTTGATTAGCAAAAAAAGTCTCTCTTATTGTGCCCGCCTTACAATCAT encodes the following:
- a CDS encoding helix-turn-helix domain-containing protein; protein product: MNDNIIKRWLSPKDVAEEYGIAVNTQAQYRMRGIIPHVKINRIIRYDRYKLDQWFEKHTVESKEALL
- a CDS encoding plasmid mobilization protein gives rise to the protein MNHRKFPHKVSVRLSDSEKEKLELNASLAGIKASAYIRHVISNAKPLVHKFDKTMVIQVAKIGNNLNQIAKHVNTHKTIDGIVLKQMLDVNKKLDDLISQKLIREVKHVSKIL
- a CDS encoding relaxase/mobilization nuclease domain-containing protein is translated as MLVKFFKTKNGGSVAGINYLLNHRVKDKTAFVLKGSEAVTRRIVSNMTKKQKLCIGCLSFEESDIDLDTKRKIIDEFETLLLGGYKERFNVLWVQHVDKGRLELNFAVPKIDLENNMAFNPYYHKVDRPLIDTWQNYVNLKFGFTDPKDPAKAHMLQGSKKELKLIKDYIELEKILTDKFINQEFTCRDDILNAFKSSGIDITRIGKDYISVKLPNSKKAKRFKGDIFSEEFRGFESLEQLRGKTETRATEFGNRADEQTNIDASGRSFISADYLKSKESREFRIIKFKQSLSKRDQELARLKRELDKQIQKRTQWLETQVSRVPKRSRYIQNTIGDLDDSSDFGIDIRMEAISTKERFNPRKSDYEDVYKAEYRWRAINHKHNIFNERIFDNDFTRANIVSAIRRKREARARSDGIIKAAIDGIRLVKQRISQIANAINKQYKLFISRIRECTNFVNKLAEGIRKPDVFTREIPDAAREFEEVARKYVLSRIPEDTKIDVNKIKRREIKDIGVGGDMGMG
- a CDS encoding ATP-binding protein, whose amino-acid sequence is MLGIPSLKRDSKKNYKQNLEKIIFPMQGKKFRIILVADSYSNEVIRDIISSYQNLRDDVHKITKISKSVNQSLAHAKGFTFTKGSSHAQGINLTENESHTEGYSDKSKIGKAVSVATTVLAGVMTFGGAMAGATGMAIGGLLGGGIKGVVDAVFASKIVNENDTTGISLGGSINNATNKSVSNNSSDAITKGVFISYDEINKSAIYVEEMIDKFIERFQKGLSYGMWKVSLYIQANDEIVLSELEHTLKSVYSGDDTHFEAIRFTRNLNDIDFNPLNFNSLYFDKTIMPHPIHQSFAGFNSIVNTQELAILSALPKNDIDGVSVSRISDFGLTQDSELDKYNCIKIGNIANKKKLTSQRFKLSFDAINSHVFVSGATGSGKSNTTKGILKNINEQKIPFLVIEPAKSEYKNLLNDIKGLQIFRPGAKNDIFRFNPFIFEYSKENLSTTLTKHIDMLKTTFISAFGMYGPMPYILEEAIYKIYEDRGWNLQNESNPYITDMLGADANRRSLLFPTMDDLKQKVVEVAESAGYYQDMGSNIKAALKTRISNLTLGVKGKIFNSRHCFGSSILFTKPTIIELSNIVNDDEKAFLMGLLLSKLYQYREENGSSDTLRHITVIEEAHRLLPNMSTNTNQENANPRGKVVETFTNILAEIRSYGEGIIVADQIASKLHADVIKNTNVKIIHRTMDSEDRNIVGKSVNLNEDQILDIAELKKGEAIVHNRDVHQAFLVKIDEFKEKPTTLEHINNFYKNFEDDNKKFKYEFLLEKHYYLEDKPNFKDLNLNTLKPKLMKFINSIIFDENNAIKTYEILKSEFPAYRTENEYIYSILYVFLNLNYISNYQYYRNIDAYMQAYEYFVYTILHTSNKSDKIIESIDIFKKAFMHKNIKSIFEDMKKYPTNEIDYTLLVLDNITTSSSLYKFWTDIATDDALDKNLEIFSLKVFGVVNNQLKFALKSIKIIKETI
- a CDS encoding tyrosine-type recombinase/integrase: MKPKKELVKWLDGVTKQVKGLKFKDTTKVNDLFEMWKGKKDINKKSVASDIAFYETYLQDGIGKEIVVDVIAAQIDNVIHNLMHDGKFNKTIGKVQVLSKRTAYDNTRRILGEMFDIALRNRLIAVNPCTLLTKIAKTTRKTIVKDAVGKFYKLKTAILELYKDDPFWRGFFLFCLYGRRKGEVASLKWENVDLENNVYYLIDTKNGNDYKKPLPLFVKEAIMQIPADRYGLVFASPKTGESIKNTDRQKMKLDKFVGFDDFKLHGTRHISGSALEELGANSDIIKDHLTHKRDGVTYKNYVTYDTYINSCKALEILEGIDG